A genome region from Gossypium hirsutum isolate 1008001.06 chromosome A04, Gossypium_hirsutum_v2.1, whole genome shotgun sequence includes the following:
- the LOC107933359 gene encoding L-tryptophan--pyruvate aminotransferase 1 — MVVGLVETAVPTAKSTISSVVKKPTFLSSDPIINVARGDPTIYEPYWKKMGDRCKVVIAGDEFMSYFCNTMNLCWFLLPELDNAIRTLHRVVGNAMVDDDRFIIVGNGSTQLFHALLYALSSPDLPEPINVVAAAPFYSSYPEETKFLRSKLYKWAGDANCYDKDEPYIEVVTSPNNPDGSIRGTVVNREGGKAIHDLAYYWPQYAPITSKADHDAMLFTFSKATGHAGTRIGWAIVKDKVIAAKMVKFIEVSSIGVSREAQLRAAKILGVIADDCRNLDLKGENFFEYGRRLMSERWGKLRELGMKSNGVFSLPKYPRDYCKFTGEYTDSNPAFAWLKSNEVLNCENLLRDESKIITRGGPSFGVDSTYTRVSMLSRDVEFELLLERLAAIKGTVNGN; from the exons TGGTGATCCTACGATTTACGAGCCGTATTGGAAGAAGATGGGTGATAGGTGTAAAGTGGTTATTGCTGGAGATGAATTCATGAGCTACTTTTGCAATACAATGAACCTGTGTTGGTTTTTGCTTCCGGAGCTCGACAATGCCATTCGGACACTGCATCGTGTCGTTGGGAATGCCATGGTCGATGATGATAGGTTCATCATTGTCGGGAATGGCTCGACCCAGCTCTTCCATGCTTTGCTATACGCCCTCTCGTCTCCTGATTTGCCTGAACCTATTAACGTGGTCGCTGCCGCCCCTTTCTACTCG TCATATCCAGAGGAGACGAAGTTTCTGCGATCGAAGTTGTATAAATGGGCAGGCGATGCAAATTGCTACGATAAAGACGAACCCTACATCGAGGTGGTCACATCGCCGAACAACCCCGATGGGTCGATTCGAGGAACCGTGGTGAATCGTGAAGGTGGTAAAGCCATTCACGACCTAGCCTACTATTGGCCTCAGTACGCACCCATTACTAGCAAAGCTGACCATGATGCTATGCTTTTCACCTTCTCCAAAGCCACTGGACATGCTGGAACTCGCATTGG CTGGGCTATTGTTAAAGACAAAGTGATCGCCGCCAAGATGGTAAAGTTTATAGAGGTGAGCAGCATCGGCGTATCTAGAGAAGCCCAGCTCCGTGCCGCTAAGATCCTAGGTGTCATCGCCGACGACTGCCGGAATCTCGACCTCAAAGGTGAAAACTTCTTCGAATACGGCCGCCGCCTCATGTCGGAACGATGGGGAAAGCTCCGGGAATTGGGGATGAAAAGCAATGGTGTTTTCAGCCTGCCTAAGTACCCACGAGATTATTGCAAATTCACCGGCGAATACACTGATTCAAACCCTG CTTTTGCATGGTTGAAGAGCAATGAGGTTTTGAACTGTGAGAATCTGTTAAGAGATGAAAGCAAAATAATCACAAGGGGCGGGCCGAGTTTTGGTGTTGACTCAACGTACACAAGGGTTAGCATGCTGAGTCGTGATGTCGAGTTTGAGCTTCTATTGGAAAGGTTGGCGGCCATCAAAGGAACCGTCAATGGAAATTAG
- the LOC107933382 gene encoding anthranilate phosphoribosyltransferase, with protein sequence MRALLSPESSSLYFTSINIVSRDPNPCRSRTSLYFLKRDGGCRLIRRKPRSTAVKAVLDSATIEELGLKESDMRNPAISSTYRRSMLPKPNQTVLEAQARICTGPTQTRPLSEEQAFKVLDTILRSVRGELKDEEQVSKAQIGAFFAGMTIRANSFPEETQWSEGERRAMNLFWPLLLRALPPDVIFIADPEGSIMGLGNSVGPQFIGNGTTEMRLVGALREILAGGHLGYEEVQGVLKDVLPLKFEDGKSTGVSESLLSAFLIGQRMNRETDRELKAYCLAFDDELGPAPVADVSSLTHYGEPYDGNTRFFRSTLFVAAVRSCYGESSLLHGVEWMPPKGGVTEEQMLNFMGANTNLSLHQAKELIEDEEVGFAYISQREARPSLYSLIGLREHIKKRPPLATTEKVQQFIRAKGKESIVAGFYHEGYEEPLLMLMKRRGVHSGLVVKGEEGALSMTTRLRSASTSKGFPVNYCSGFRSVGTETACKEDGVSHQSFRLEVNAMDYGFEPTDTPRTDRSVSKNIELGLASLHGQKGPAYDRIVLNAGIVDHLLGCDGAEDVTIALDRAREAIDSGKALKKLLNYIKVSHKLK encoded by the exons atgcgAGCTCTACTCTCACCAGAATCTTCTTCTCTTTATTTCACTTCAATCAATATCGTTTCTCGAGATCCAAATCCATGCCGATCTCGGACCTCGCTTTATTTCTTGAAAAGAGATGGCGGCTGCCGTTTGATTCGACGGAAACCTCGTTCGACCGCCGTGAAGGCGGTGCTTGATTCGGCAACTATAGAGGAGCTAGGTCTTAAAGAATCTGATATGAGAAATCCGGCGATTTCTTCTACTTATCGGAGGTCTATGTTGCCGAAGCCGAATCAAACGGTGTTGGAAGCTCAAGCGAGGATTTGTACTGGACCTACGCAGACTAGACCGCTCTCGGAAGAACAGGCGTTTAAGGTTCTGGATACAATTTTGAGATCAG TTAGGGGGGAATTAAAAGATGAAGAACAAGTCTCAAAAGCACAGATTGGAGCATTCTTTGCTGGAATGACTATCCGTGCAAATTCCTTTCCAGAAGAGACTCAATGGAGTGAAGGAGAAAGGCGTGCAATGAACTTATTTTGGCCACTTCTCTTACGAGCACTACCGCCTGATGTGATTTTTATTGCTGATCCTGAAGGGTCTATAATGGGATTAGGGAATTCAGTAGGGCCGCAGTTTATTGGGAATGGCACGACAGAAATGAGATTGGTTGGTGCTCTTAGGGAAATTTTGGCAGGAGGTCACCTTGGATATGAGGAAGTCCAAGGTGTTCTGAAAGATGTTCTTCCATTGAAATTTGAAGATGGAAAATCTACTGGAGTAAGTGAATCATTGCTTTCAGCTTTCTTAATTGGTCAGCGTATGAACAGGGAAACAGATCGCGAACTTAAAGCATACTGCCTTGCCTTTGATGATGAACTTG GTCCTGCTCCAGTTGCTGATGTTAGCTCTTTGACCCATTACGGTGAACCTTATGATGGGAACACACGTTTCTTTAGAAGCACGTTGTTTGTTGCTGCGGTTAGATCCTGTTATGGTGAATCTTCCTTGCTTCATGGTGTGGAGTGGATGCCACCAAAG GGGGGTGTAACTGAAGAACAAATGCTGAACTTTATGGGAGCTAACACAAACTTATCCTTGCATCAGGCAAAAGAACTTATTGAG GATGAGGAGGTTGGTTTTGCATACATAAGTCAACGTGAAGCTCGCCCATCTCT ATATTCACTGATTGGATTGAGGGAGCACATAAAGAAACGCCCACCACTGGCAACAACTGAAAAGGTCCAGCAATTTATTAGG GCTAAAGGGAAGGAATCAATTGTTGCCGGATTTTATCATGAAGGTTACGAGGAGCCTTTGTTAATGCTTATGAAACGAAGAGGTGTACATTCTGGTTTGGTAGTGAAG GGAGAAGAAGGTGCCCTCTCGATGACAACTAGGTTACGATCAGCAAGCACGTCAAAAGGCTTTCCCGTGAACTATTGTTCCGGTTTTCGTTCAGTAGGCACGGAAACAGCTTGCAAAGAGGATG GAGTATCACATCAGAGTTTTAGGCTCGAGGTTAATGCTATGGACTATGGTTTTGAACCAACTGATACACCAAGAACTGATAGATCG GTATCAAAGAATATAGAGCTGGGTTTGGCTTCTCTGCATGGCCAAAAAGGGCCAGCATACGATCGCATCGTTTTAAATGCCGGAATTGTGGATCATTTACTGGGTTGTGATGGTGCTGAAGACGTGACTATAGCTCTCGATAGGGCCAGGGAAGCCATTGATAGTGGTAAGGCTCTTAAGAAACTCCTAAATTACATTAAAGTGTCTCACAAGTTAAAATGA
- the LOC107933395 gene encoding ribose-phosphate pyrophosphokinase 4 isoform X1, producing the protein MAAISAQLASFKSFSSLLNDKKCSRFRCQIKSFGNQHSNWSVEFLSGKESVHLIRNSSPPISMAASAAGSAVKPAKKVCLFYCAETEVLAKRIAAESDAIELRSINWRTFDDGFPNLFIPNANGIRGQNVAFLASFSSPAVIFEQLSVIYALPKLFISSFTLVLPFFPTGTSERMEDEGDVATAFTLARILSHIPTSRGGPTSLVTFDIHALQERFYFGDTILPCFESGIPLLKNRLQKLPDSDKISIAFPDDGAWKRFHKQLQHFPTIVCNKVRIGDQRIVRIKEGDATGRHVVIVDDLVQSGGTLIECQKVLAASGATKISAYVTHGIFPKSSWQRFEHDNGGQLEKGLTYFWITDSCPHTVKEVKCKRPFEILSLSGSIAAALQV; encoded by the exons ATGGCGGCCATTTCGGCACAACTCGCTTCCTTTAAATCGTTTTCGAGTTTGTTAAACGACAAGAAGTGCAGTCGGTTTCGGTGTCAGATCAAGAGTTTTGGAAATCAGCATTCGAATTGGAGCGTCGAATTCCTCTCCGGAAAAGAATCGGTTCATTTGATCCGGAATTCATCTCCGCCGATATCAATGGCCGCATCCGCCGCCGGTTCCGCCGTTAAACCCGCCAAAAAAGTCTGCCTTTTTTATTGCGCCGAGACCGAGGTGCTTGCCAAGAGAATCGCTGCTGAATCAGATGCAATAGAGCTCCGCAGCATAAATTGGCG gacATTTGACGATGGATTTCCGAACTTGTTTATACCTAATGCAAATGGAATTCGAGGACAAAATGTAGCTTTTCTAGCTTCGTTTAGTTCGCCGGCAGTGATTTTCGAGCAGTTATCGGTGATCTATGCTTTGCCGAAACTGTTCATTTCATCGTTCACGCTAGTTCTCCCTTTTTTCCCAACTGGAACTTCGGAGCGAATGGAAGACGAAGGAGATGTTGCCACGGCTTTCACTCTTGCTAGGATATTGTCCCATATACCGACCTCTAGAGGAGGCCCTACTAGCTTAGTGACATTCGATATCCATGCTTTGCAG GAGAGATTCTACTTTGGTGATACTATTTTGCCTTGCTTTGAGAGTGGGATACCTTTGCTTAAGAATAGGCTTCAAAAGCTTCCTGACTCTGACAAA ATATCCATTGCTTTTCCCGATGATGGTGCTTGGAAAAGATTTCATAAACAGCTGCAACATTTTCCAACT ATTGTTTGTAATAAAGTTCGGATAGGGGACCAACGAATCGTACGCATCAAAGAGGGAGATGCTACAGGGCGGCATGTGGtgattgttgatgatttggttCAATCAGGTGGCACTCTGATTGAATGCCAG AAAGTATTAGCAGCCAGTGGAGCAACAAAAATAAGTGCATATGTGACGCATGGAATTTTCCCTAAAAGCTCGTGGCAACGCTTTGAACATGATAATGGAG GGCAACTTGAGAAAGGGCTAACCTATTTCTGGATCACTGATTCATGCCCTCACACAGTGAAAGAGGTAAAGTGCAAACGTCCATTTGAAATTCTTAGCCTTTCTGGTTCCATTGCAGCTGCTCTTCAGGTATAA
- the LOC107933395 gene encoding ribose-phosphate pyrophosphokinase 3, chloroplastic isoform X2 → MAAISAQLASFKSFSSLLNDKKCSRFRCQIKSFGNQHSNWSVEFLSGKESVHLIRNSSPPISMAASAAGSAVKPAKKVCLFYCAETEVLAKRIAAESDAIELRSINWRTFDDGFPNLFIPNANGIRGQNVAFLASFSSPAVIFEQLSVIYALPKLFISSFTLVLPFFPTGTSERMEDEGDVATAFTLARILSHIPTSRGGPTSLVTFDIHALQERFYFGDTILPCFESGIPLLKNRLQKLPDSDKIVCNKVRIGDQRIVRIKEGDATGRHVVIVDDLVQSGGTLIECQKVLAASGATKISAYVTHGIFPKSSWQRFEHDNGGQLEKGLTYFWITDSCPHTVKEVKCKRPFEILSLSGSIAAALQV, encoded by the exons ATGGCGGCCATTTCGGCACAACTCGCTTCCTTTAAATCGTTTTCGAGTTTGTTAAACGACAAGAAGTGCAGTCGGTTTCGGTGTCAGATCAAGAGTTTTGGAAATCAGCATTCGAATTGGAGCGTCGAATTCCTCTCCGGAAAAGAATCGGTTCATTTGATCCGGAATTCATCTCCGCCGATATCAATGGCCGCATCCGCCGCCGGTTCCGCCGTTAAACCCGCCAAAAAAGTCTGCCTTTTTTATTGCGCCGAGACCGAGGTGCTTGCCAAGAGAATCGCTGCTGAATCAGATGCAATAGAGCTCCGCAGCATAAATTGGCG gacATTTGACGATGGATTTCCGAACTTGTTTATACCTAATGCAAATGGAATTCGAGGACAAAATGTAGCTTTTCTAGCTTCGTTTAGTTCGCCGGCAGTGATTTTCGAGCAGTTATCGGTGATCTATGCTTTGCCGAAACTGTTCATTTCATCGTTCACGCTAGTTCTCCCTTTTTTCCCAACTGGAACTTCGGAGCGAATGGAAGACGAAGGAGATGTTGCCACGGCTTTCACTCTTGCTAGGATATTGTCCCATATACCGACCTCTAGAGGAGGCCCTACTAGCTTAGTGACATTCGATATCCATGCTTTGCAG GAGAGATTCTACTTTGGTGATACTATTTTGCCTTGCTTTGAGAGTGGGATACCTTTGCTTAAGAATAGGCTTCAAAAGCTTCCTGACTCTGACAAA ATTGTTTGTAATAAAGTTCGGATAGGGGACCAACGAATCGTACGCATCAAAGAGGGAGATGCTACAGGGCGGCATGTGGtgattgttgatgatttggttCAATCAGGTGGCACTCTGATTGAATGCCAG AAAGTATTAGCAGCCAGTGGAGCAACAAAAATAAGTGCATATGTGACGCATGGAATTTTCCCTAAAAGCTCGTGGCAACGCTTTGAACATGATAATGGAG GGCAACTTGAGAAAGGGCTAACCTATTTCTGGATCACTGATTCATGCCCTCACACAGTGAAAGAGGTAAAGTGCAAACGTCCATTTGAAATTCTTAGCCTTTCTGGTTCCATTGCAGCTGCTCTTCAGGTATAA
- the LOC107933400 gene encoding LOW QUALITY PROTEIN: 60S ribosomal protein L27a-3 (The sequence of the model RefSeq protein was modified relative to this genomic sequence to represent the inferred CDS: inserted 1 base in 1 codon) — MTTRFKKNRKKRGHVSAGHGRIGKHRKHPXGRGNAGGMHHHRILFDKYHPGYFGKVGMRYFHRLRNKFHCPIVNIDKLWSLIPEDVKAKATKDAAPMIDVTQFGYFKVLGKGVLPENQPVVVKAKLVSKTAEKKIKEAGGAVVLTA; from the exons ATGACAACCCGCTTCAAGAAGAACCGCAAGAAGCGCGGCCATGTGAGCGCCGGTCACGGTCGTATCGGGAAGCACAGGAAGCACC GGGGTCGCGGTAACGCTGGAGGCATGCACCACCACAGGATCCTCTTCGACAAGTACCATCCTGGTTATTTCGGTAAGGTTGGTATGAGGTACTTCCACAGGCTCCGTAACAAGTTCCATTGCCCCATCGTCAACATCGACAAGCTCTGGTCTCTTATCCCGGAGGACGTGAAAGCCAAGGCCACCAAGGATGCCGCTCCGATGATCGACGTGACACAGTTCGGGTACTTTAAAGTCCTCGGCAAAGGTGTTTTGCCGGAGAATCAACCGGTGGTCGTCAAGGCTAAGTTGGTGTCGAAGACCGCTGAAAAGAAAATTAAGGAGGCTGGTGGTGCTGTTGTGCTCACCGCTTAG
- the LOC107933370 gene encoding histone-lysine N-methyltransferase SETD1B-A produces MDAYQQQQHRYMRPPPPPPPQASPADPHLQQQHYYQYQPPQPPPRAAAPPPPGSWYSNEFQFQYQQHHNQPHSVPPHHHPPSPQQPPSQWGPPPHPDHSAYPPPPPLPFPPHHHNGSNHFAPPPPPPPPRPYMPPSQIPNTFSHVNQEWSNPNWSHHQAHNNVEDWGAKAREWANTRAAMQDQPVQSQITPAGRPEDQNHFHDPYSQAVDPHYMDAQQALPISSYQQFPVPAASPHGPPTTYPTETLSNNSRSSSYIPDGCLPYNVRDGTSARDPNSGFLHLESLPASSSVHLQEVPSSYSSVSGKEKSADQKEQSYKPFPLPISSAQESAYHMQPPLPDTGRSVLSEQSLLYGNQTAAPAADLSDRPLDFAPRFNNDHDPQMLSNYAAHHESLGTVRGVDPVAISSSINSWTPPVAPDAVYPPVLPPGAQHDPLSVPSPVAGHPAPSFPRFPGPSFQPHIPSATAPFGLGVGAQLHPAAAFPGDTYGAIPERPKKGPVPNWLKEEILRNKATIAKSSLELPKEETESIEDEAVDKSLAKNDQADSKSIDSSKSTEEEDDDEDYVEAARTAAINQEIKRVLTEVLLKVTDELFSEIATKVVNEDDSTIEVDHNTAASSHKVSPSSSLAPTPKASARVLVPGRAKEPDTGGVTEKSSSSSPGNVLGLANYASDDEDDEIQSAKIPDSRSNDAVLQSSIRKLSQGIDVTENGSSQVVLDEHRGVEKNFGSDMKSESRRDTTDDSAERNYENSFSSKLISGNEININSGKLQYGNNGSKMDDILGARVIKKSDSELLDEGVVKKSTKSESQSRETRLKSDKNDRHESRKSSLSKDPDSGRELEVIKSRGEQKGDENHMREDERHRKQKIEDRNSSKEREKEPKSGEKAKESDSRKRSSHHDAKEDKKDADRSNRASTKEDVGRKRERTKEEDRSRHKRGSDSSRHKRRRSSSISSRGRKSKDNSSDHANESSDAASDGSKRKSPSRKQRSSPSPIKSRRRQVSRSPHSKHSQRRHSPYSSSETTRGRKSRSRSPVRR; encoded by the exons ATGGATGCGTATCAGCAGCAGCAGCACCGCTACATGCGACCGCCGCCGCCCCCACCTCCGCAAGCATCTCCGGCTGATCCTCACCTCCAACAACAACATTATTACCAGTACCAACCACCGCAACCTCCTCCGAGAGCAGCTGCACCGCCACCACCGGGTTCATGGTACTCTAACGAATTCCAATTTCAGTATCAGCAGCATCACAATCAACCTCATTCTGTGCCGCCACACCATCACCCTCCTTCCCCACAGCAACCGCCGTCTCAGTGGGGTCCGCCTCCTCATCCTGATCATTCCGCTTATCCTCCGCCTCCTCCTCTTCCTTTTCCCCCGCACCACCATAACGGAAGTAACCATTTCGCTCCGCCGCCACCGCCTCCTCCTCCTAGACCTTACATGCCTCCTTCGCAGATTCCCAATACTTTCTCTCATGTCAATCAG GAATGGAGCAATCCAAATTGGTCTCATCATCAAG CCCACAACAACGTGGAAGATTGGGGAGCCAAAGCTAGAGAATGGGCAAACACTAGGGCTGCCATGCAGGACCAGCCAGTTCAATCACAAATTACTCCAGCTGGCCGGCCGGAGGATCAAAACCATTTTCATGATCCATATTCACAAGCTGTTGATCCTCATTATATGGATGCTCAACAGGCACTGCCAATTTCTAGCTATCAGCAGTTCCCTGTTCCAGCAGCATCTCCTCATGGACCACCAACAACTTATCCGACTGAGACTTTATCTAACAACTCCAGATCATCTTCATATATTCCTGATGGTTGTCTACCCTACAATGTTAGAGATGGAACTTCAGCAAGGGATCCGAACAGTGGATTTCTTCACCTAGAAAGTTTACCTGCCAGTTCATCTGTTCATCTGCAGGAGGTACCTTCTAGTTATTCTTCGGTTTCAG GGAAGGAAAAATCTGCAGATCAAAAGGAGCAGTCATATAAGCCATTTCCCTTGCCCATTTCATCAGCCCAAGAGTCGGCATATCATATGCAACCTCCATTGCCTGATACTGGGAGATCAGTTCTCAGCGAGCAATCTTTGTTGTATGGCAATCAGACAGCAGCTCCTGCAGCTGATCTTAGTGATCGCCCTTTAGATTTTGCACCTAGGTTTAATAATGATCATGACCCACAGATGCTGTCCAATTATGCTGCTCATCATGAATCACTGGGAACTGTGAGAGGCGTTGATCCTGTTGCTATTTCATCTTCAATTAATTCCTGGACTCCTCCAGTAGCACCTGATGCAGTTTATCCTCCAGTTCTTCCACCTGGAGCACAG CATGACCCGTTGTCAGTGCCTTCCCCTGTTGCTGGACACCCGGCACCTTCATTTCCAAGGTTTCCTGGGCCAAGTTTTCAGCCACACATTCCATCTGCAACTGCTCCTTTTGGTCTTGGTGTGGGAGCTCAACTTCATCCTGCTGCAGCCTTTCCTGGTGATACGTATGGAGCCATTCCTGAACGACCCAAAAAG GGTCCTGTGCCTAATTGGCTTAAGGAAGAAATATTAAGGAACAAAGCCACTATAGCCAAGTCTTCTCTAGAACTTCCTAAAGAAGAAACAGAATCCATTGAGGATGAAGCTGTTGATAAATCCTTGGCTAAAAATGATCAAGCAGATAGCAAAAGCATTGATTCTTCTAAATCAACTGAAGAAGAGGATGATGATGAG GATTATGTTGAAGCAGCCAGAACTGCAGCTATTAACCAGGAAATAAAACGTGTTCTAACTGAAGTCCTTTTAAAG GTCACAGATGAATTGTTTAGTGAAATTGCGACCAAAGTTGTTAATGAAGATGACTCAACAATTGAAG TTGATCACAACACTGCTGCTTCAAGTCACAAGGTATCACCATCTTCTTCACTTGCCCCAACTCCTAAGGCTTCTGCAAGGGTACTAGTTCCAGGTAGAGCAAAAGAACCAGACACTGGTGGTGTTACAGAAAAATCTAGTTCAAGCTCCCCTGGAAATGTTCTGGGCCTTGCAAATTATGCCtctgatgatgaagatgatgaaattcaaaGTGCCAAGATACCAGATTCAAGGAGTAATGATGCTGTTCTGCAGTCCAGCATTAGGAAGCTTTCACAAGGCATTGATGTAACAGAGAATGGCAGTTCACAGGTCGTACTTGATGAGCACAggggagttgaaaagaatttTGGAAGTGATATGAAGTCTGAAAGCAGAAGAGACACTACTGATGACAGTGCAGAGAGGAACTAtgaaaattcattttcttccaagTTGATTTCTGGAaatgaaattaatattaataGTGGGAAGCTGCAGTATGGAAATAATGGTTCTAAGATGGATGATATTTTGGGCGCACGGGTTATAAAAAAATCTGATTCTGAGCTGCTTGATGAAGGTGTTgttaaaaaatcaacaaaatctGAATCGCAAAGTAGGGAAACAAGACTAAAATCAGATAAGAATGATCGACATGAAAGTAGAAAGAGTTCTTTAAGTAAAGACCCTGATAGTGGTAGGGAGTTGGAGGTCATTAAGAGTAGGGGAGAGCAGAAGGGAGATGAGAATCATATGAGAGAGGACGAGAGGCATAGAAAACAAAAGATAGAAGATAGAAACAGCtcaaaagagagagaaaaagagcCTAAATCTGGAGAAAAAGCCAAGGAATCTGATTCAAGAAAAAGATCCAGTCATCATGATGCCAAGGAAGACAAGAAAGATGCAGATAGATCTAACAGAGCTAGTACCAAAGAAGATGTTGGCAGAAAAAGAGAACGGACAAAAGAGGAAGACAGGTCAAGACATAAACGTGGGAGTGACTCAAGCAGGCACAAGAGAAGAAGGTCCTCGTCCATTAGCAGTAGAGGCAGAAAGAGCAAGGATAACTCCAGTGATCATGCTAATGAATCAAGTGATGCAGCGTCAGATGGTTCTAAAAG GAAGTCGCCTTCAAGAAAACAACGATCTTCACCTTCTCCTATCAAGTCTAGAAGAAG ACAAGTTTCGCGGTCACCACATAGCAAGCATTCTCAGCGCAGGCATTCTCCCTACTCTTCTTCTGAGACTACCAG GGGAAGGAAGTCAAGGTCAAGGTCACCTGTTCGGCGATAA